In Pan troglodytes isolate AG18354 chromosome 5, NHGRI_mPanTro3-v2.0_pri, whole genome shotgun sequence, the sequence TTTTCAgtttagaaatacattttgagTCCAAGTAAACAAATCAGAAGATAAGATTCTTATCTAATTGAagctaaacattttttctttaggcGAACATTTTGAAATGACTAAATTCAATATTTTCCACATATCTTTTCATCCATATGTAAGATTATTGTGATTGCAATGATTACGTTTTCCACAATCACATTTAAGAAAATAACCTGAAAATgctgaaaagaaaactaaagttcCTTATTTATTAACAAAGAAAGATTTTGTGTTTTATGGAAATTATCTTCCTTAGCTAGGTTAGGAATTTCCTTCAATTACCATTTACCTAGATGTCACCCTAAAATGAATGAGAACTTGATagttatttttctataataaggcaaacatctaaataaaatataaaattaaaaaattattttgtatttttgtgactttttattatggtaaaatttcAAACTTAGAGAAGAGTTGCAAAAAAGTAGTACAAAAGACTAACATTTACCCTTTTACCAGATTGAgtattagtttacattttccCCCAAAGCTTTGTTATATCATCTAtcaactatctatctatctattatctatctatctatctatctatctatctatctatctatctacctatctatctacctatctatctctTTTTCTGGACTAGTTGAGAGTAAGTTGGAGATGACACGTTCCTTTAAGCCAAATACTTTATTCAGTGTTTTTTGTCTAAGAAAAAGGATGTTACTTTACATAAGTCCAGCACAGTACCCAAATCAGCAAACTTAATATGGGCACAATATTATTATCTAATCCATAGTCCACACTGAGATTTCTTAAATTGTCTCAATAATTTTGTTAATAGCTAGTTTTTGAAAAAATCCAGGATTGTACACTGAGAAATCACATCTCACTAGTCTCTTTTCATCTGGACCAATTCCTCACCCTTTGTTTTTCTACTTAAACTTGATACTTCTGAATTGTATAGGCAAGCTATTTCTCTCAATTTGAGTTTTTCTCATGTGTCTTCATTATTATAATTAGTCTTCattattagaatttttaacaCAAATATCACTGAAGTGACAGCATGTCCTGTTCAGAGCATCATCACAGCAGGCTCATGATGTTGGTTTGTGCAAATACAGGTGATCTTAAGATCAATAAAATCACTGGTTATGTTGGTGTCTGACAGGTTTTTCTACTACAAACTTTACTGTTTTTCAGTTTGAAATTAACAAGAAAGTTGTGAGGAGATATTTTAGACTATTTTAGATATTTGTACATATTCTGTTCCCCATCAAATTTTTATCCACTAGTTTTTGcaatcatttatgttcttcttaaCACCGTCACCCCTTCTGTATTTGTTAATTAGGGATCTACTGTAAGGAATAGCTTTATCTtcaccattcatttatttattcttttactttttatatcaGTATGAGCTTTATaattcttcttttgttaaattcattACTACTAATGGTTAAATTGTCCTACAATTAAATGATGGCAAGCCCTTCaaactggcttttattttttattcatgtgtGCTGGTATTTTTGGATCatttgtttactctttttttgagtttacctttcttttttttctctcaggtaATAGGAAATGAATGATGATGGAAAAGTCAATGCTAGCTCTGAGGGGTACTTTGTTTTAGTTGGATTTTCTAACTGGCCTCATCTGGAAGTAGTTATCTTTGTGGTTGTCTTGATCTTCTACTTGATGACACTGATAGGAAACCTGTTCATCATCATCCTATCATACCTGGACTCCCATCTCCACACACCAATGTACTTCTTCCTTTCGAACCTCTCATTTCTGGATCTCTGCTACACCACCAGCTCTATCCCTCAGTTGCTGGTCAATCTCTGGGGCCCGGAAAAGACCATCTCTTATGCTGGTTGCATGATTCAACTTTACTTTGTTCTCGCACTGGGAACCACAGAGTGTGTCCTACTGGTGGTGATGTCCTATGACCGTTATGCAGCTGTGTGTAGACCTTTGCATTACACTGTCCTCATGCACCCTCGTTTCTGCCACCTGCTGGCTGTGGCTTCTTGGGTAAGTGGTTTTACCAACTCAGCACTTcattcctccttcaccttctgggtACCTCTGTGTGGACACCGCCAAGTAGatcactttttctgtgaagttccAGCACTTCTGCGATTATCGTGTGTTGATACCCATGCCAATGAGCTGACCCTCATGATCACAAGCTCCATATTTGTTCTCATACCTCTCATCCTCATTCTCACTTCTTATGGTGCCATCGTCCGAGCTGTACTGAGGATGCAGTCAACCACTGGGCTTCAGAAAGTGTTTGGAACATGTGGAGCTCATCTTATGGCTGTATCTCTCTTTTTCATTCCGGCCATGTGCATATATCTCCAGCCACCATCAGGAAATTCTCAAGATCAAGGCAAGTTCATTGCCCTCTTTTATACTGTTGTCACACCTAGTCTTAACCCTCTAATCTACACCCTCAGAAACAAAGATGTAAGAGGGGAAGTGAAGAGACTAATGGGGTGGGAATGAGCCTGTGTATGTGTCATATTAACAATATAACAGAGTTTCCCCTCACAATGATTCatccttctatttatttatcaaCCATTCTTTTATTCACTCACTCTGTTAGCACTTGCTGAGCATGTACTCTAACAAGGTCGTGGATTTCCTGGTAACAGGTAGGAATAAAACACAGTCAGCCTAAATACCATTCACTTGTGGAGAAAACAGCTATGTAAAATCAAGATAAAACATCTATAGTGATGTTTTT encodes:
- the LOC471931 gene encoding olfactory receptor 2J3, whose amino-acid sequence is MNDDGKVNASSEGYFVLVGFSNWPHLEVVIFVVVLIFYLMTLIGNLFIIILSYLDSHLHTPMYFFLSNLSFLDLCYTTSSIPQLLVNLWGPEKTISYAGCMIQLYFVLALGTTECVLLVVMSYDRYAAVCRPLHYTVLMHPRFCHLLAVASWVSGFTNSALHSSFTFWVPLCGHRQVDHFFCEVPALLRLSCVDTHANELTLMITSSIFVLIPLILILTSYGAIVRAVLRMQSTTGLQKVFGTCGAHLMAVSLFFIPAMCIYLQPPSGNSQDQGKFIALFYTVVTPSLNPLIYTLRNKDVRGEVKRLMGWE